The proteins below come from a single Candidatus Palauibacter australiensis genomic window:
- the qhpC gene encoding quinohemoprotein amine dehydrogenase subunit gamma, whose translation MKHLKPINQKAGRIEAQVAREKMDAEMDVVGLESRPEGPHIPLGCSLVFSPGWEVDSSGGTAGLCQPVERDLFDCHLACFWPAHVPDQLNHSPDWTSQCASAQKDWRKLDLVFP comes from the coding sequence GTGAAACACCTGAAACCGATCAACCAGAAGGCCGGCCGCATCGAGGCGCAGGTGGCCCGCGAGAAGATGGACGCGGAGATGGATGTCGTGGGGCTCGAGAGCCGGCCGGAGGGGCCGCACATTCCGCTGGGCTGCTCGCTCGTGTTCTCGCCCGGCTGGGAGGTGGATTCGAGCGGCGGCACGGCCGGGCTGTGCCAGCCGGTGGAGCGGGACCTGTTCGACTGCCACCTCGCGTGCTTCTGGCCGGCGCACGTGCCCGACCAGCTCAACCACTCGCCGGACTGGACGTCGCAGTGCGCGTCGGCCCAGAAGGACTGGCGGAAGCTGGACCTCGTCTTCCCGTGA